Proteins co-encoded in one Cytophaga hutchinsonii ATCC 33406 genomic window:
- a CDS encoding sugar MFS transporter, with translation MAGGNAPVNYSSSSPLDPNTKYTSAIALMATLFFIIGFITVLNDVLIPIMKNVFVFKDNENWKLLLIQFSFFMAYGLLSIPGGNLIKRIGYKKGTICSLFIVAFGLLLFYPASEYASYGLFLLALFIVGSGFAILQVAINPYLIALGSPETGAARLNLGGALNSTATAIGPIFGSFYLLNECLMSETETLSTTRTLYVAIALLIITIATLMIFMKLPKLSIENDKDEVLSGSIFEFSHLIFGAGAIFFYVGAEVVIGSLLVVYLKSDIMGNIPEKFAASLVAYYWAGAMIGRFMGSKITQKISPNKALSFVAVVAFALIFLSMTDFMISNSVTVPVINMGEDCSTLEFYFNFKSLTVPLAAICLILIGLFNAIMWPSIFSLGIARLGKYTSKGSGLMVTMVAGGALVSLLQGILADQVGYRYSFTLCLVCYAYIIFFAMKGYKPHKVADNETGEILSA, from the coding sequence ATGGCAGGTGGTAATGCTCCAGTAAATTATTCATCCAGTTCTCCGCTCGATCCAAATACAAAGTATACGTCTGCCATTGCGTTAATGGCAACACTATTCTTTATCATTGGTTTTATAACCGTACTGAATGATGTACTTATTCCAATTATGAAAAACGTCTTTGTATTTAAAGACAATGAAAATTGGAAATTACTGTTAATTCAATTCAGTTTCTTTATGGCATATGGCTTATTATCTATTCCGGGAGGAAATCTGATAAAACGTATTGGTTATAAAAAAGGAACAATCTGTTCATTATTCATTGTTGCATTTGGTTTATTATTATTCTATCCGGCTTCAGAATATGCTTCATACGGTTTGTTCTTATTAGCTTTATTTATTGTGGGAAGTGGATTCGCCATTCTTCAGGTTGCAATCAATCCCTACCTGATTGCGTTAGGTTCTCCGGAAACAGGAGCCGCGCGACTAAATTTGGGTGGTGCACTAAACTCAACGGCAACAGCTATCGGCCCAATTTTCGGTTCATTCTATTTACTTAATGAATGTTTAATGTCTGAAACCGAAACGCTTTCTACAACACGAACATTATATGTTGCCATTGCTCTATTGATTATTACCATTGCAACATTGATGATCTTTATGAAGCTTCCGAAACTTTCTATTGAAAATGATAAAGATGAAGTACTTTCAGGAAGCATTTTTGAATTCAGTCATTTGATATTTGGTGCAGGCGCAATCTTCTTTTACGTAGGTGCGGAAGTTGTAATCGGGAGCTTATTGGTGGTGTACTTAAAGTCAGACATCATGGGTAATATTCCTGAAAAATTTGCAGCCAGCTTAGTTGCCTATTACTGGGCAGGTGCTATGATCGGCCGATTTATGGGAAGCAAAATCACGCAAAAAATATCACCCAATAAAGCATTATCCTTTGTAGCTGTTGTTGCATTTGCACTGATTTTTTTAAGTATGACAGATTTTATGATTTCGAATTCTGTAACCGTTCCGGTAATAAATATGGGAGAAGATTGCAGCACATTGGAATTTTATTTCAACTTTAAATCATTAACCGTTCCGCTGGCAGCAATCTGTTTAATATTAATAGGTTTATTTAACGCGATTATGTGGCCAAGCATCTTCTCCTTGGGTATTGCGCGATTAGGTAAATATACAAGTAAAGGGTCTGGCTTAATGGTAACCATGGTAGCTGGCGGTGCATTGGTATCGTTGTTGCAAGGTATCTTAGCAGATCAGGTTGGTTACAGATACAGCTTTACCTTATGCCTGGTATGTTATGCTTATATCATCTTCTTTGCAATGAAAGGATATAAACCACATAAGGTTGCAGATAACGAGACGGGAGAAATTCTGTCTGCTTAA
- a CDS encoding glycoside hydrolase family 9 protein — protein MKKIGLFISIVFSSLLANAQTGTGDDFDRAGTGTTGMDAGAAWVQTGTADEQYKLYLYGNELVVQCKDGGLNYIGFGYQFSPIDIMDAPLVSVKIKSSYGYVMRVDLIDANGRRTNQIDTKQTIKSDGKYNDYLFDFTGRFYQQYGTNNGPVDATQIVRMEFITDPKGNLGVGQGFNKNFTMDSVMIGTRAKSTIVTGARGIKLNQIGFFKEGQKKAVINGASAATFTIVNEANTVVYSGNLSATATWTYSGESVRIADFSNFKTPGKYRLMAPGIPNASYPFVISNTPLSAISKASVKGFYYQRASTALPATYAGIWSRAAGHPDNQVEIHNSAVSPGRAAGSKISSPRGWYDAGDYNKYIVNSGISTYTLLAAYEHFSTYYDTLNLNIPESANSVPDVLDEALYNIRWMLTMQDPYDGGVYHKLTNANFDGDIMPSAATQKRYVVQKSTGATLDFAAVMAQSARIYSKFPTQLPGLADSCIKAAKKAYDWAILNPNIFYVQENLTSPAITTGTYDDWSFADEQSWAAAELFTTTLSSEYYNDINLSSGASIPGWQNVYTLGLISMAHNRVVLGDNSDSTFIKNKIVTLANVYRDHFATGSAYGIAMGANGGFGWGSNSQAANQSMILIQAFNYTKDSSYLKAAVSNVDYILGRNGVNYCFVTGSGSLGANRPHHRVSQADGIAPAVPGLLVGGPNSGQQDNCPGYPSSQPALSYVDSECSYSTNEIAINWNAPLAYITGAIQSIYAGIEPSKRDYTVDTPTSTRDAILKNTFINIYPNPAASSITVVKPFEITAKPIILDLNGREYPVTGDWSTTDIQLNLSDLKAGMYLIRLQGENGAAVQKFTVIK, from the coding sequence ATGAAAAAAATAGGTTTATTTATTTCAATAGTGTTTAGTTCACTGCTTGCAAATGCGCAAACGGGCACCGGAGATGATTTCGATAGAGCCGGAACGGGAACGACGGGCATGGATGCCGGAGCTGCCTGGGTACAAACCGGAACTGCCGATGAGCAATATAAACTTTATTTATATGGAAATGAATTGGTTGTACAATGCAAAGACGGTGGATTAAATTATATCGGATTTGGGTACCAGTTTTCACCAATAGATATTATGGATGCACCATTGGTTTCTGTAAAAATTAAATCTTCCTATGGTTATGTAATGCGCGTTGATCTTATTGACGCAAACGGCCGCAGAACAAACCAGATAGATACAAAACAAACGATTAAATCTGATGGTAAATACAATGATTATTTATTTGATTTTACAGGCCGGTTTTATCAGCAATACGGAACCAATAACGGTCCGGTAGATGCTACTCAGATTGTACGTATGGAATTTATTACAGATCCTAAAGGCAATTTAGGCGTTGGTCAGGGTTTTAACAAAAACTTTACCATGGATAGTGTAATGATTGGTACAAGAGCAAAATCAACCATTGTTACAGGAGCAAGAGGTATTAAATTAAATCAGATTGGTTTCTTTAAAGAAGGCCAGAAAAAAGCAGTTATCAATGGAGCATCCGCTGCAACATTTACAATAGTAAACGAAGCAAACACCGTTGTATATTCCGGAAATCTTTCAGCAACAGCAACATGGACGTATTCAGGAGAATCTGTACGTATAGCGGACTTCAGTAATTTTAAGACACCTGGAAAATATCGATTAATGGCACCGGGAATACCAAATGCATCCTATCCATTTGTTATTTCTAATACCCCGTTAAGCGCAATTTCTAAAGCCAGTGTTAAAGGATTTTATTATCAGCGTGCATCAACGGCATTGCCTGCAACATATGCGGGTATTTGGTCAAGAGCTGCCGGGCATCCGGATAATCAAGTAGAAATTCACAACTCGGCTGTTTCACCAGGAAGAGCTGCGGGATCTAAAATTTCTTCTCCACGAGGTTGGTACGATGCAGGTGACTACAATAAATACATTGTAAATTCAGGTATTTCAACATACACGCTATTGGCTGCATATGAGCATTTTTCAACCTACTATGATACACTTAATTTAAATATTCCCGAAAGTGCAAACTCCGTACCGGACGTTCTGGATGAGGCATTGTATAACATTCGCTGGATGTTAACCATGCAGGATCCATATGATGGCGGCGTGTATCATAAATTAACAAATGCTAATTTTGATGGGGACATTATGCCAAGTGCTGCTACTCAAAAAAGATATGTTGTACAGAAAAGCACTGGAGCAACATTAGATTTTGCAGCAGTTATGGCGCAGTCTGCCCGCATTTATTCTAAATTTCCAACACAATTACCCGGGCTGGCAGATTCTTGCATAAAAGCTGCTAAAAAAGCATATGATTGGGCAATTCTAAACCCAAATATTTTCTACGTACAGGAAAACTTAACGAGTCCTGCTATTACAACAGGTACGTATGATGACTGGAGTTTTGCGGATGAACAAAGCTGGGCGGCAGCAGAATTATTTACTACAACATTATCCTCTGAATATTACAACGATATTAATTTATCTTCCGGCGCAAGCATACCAGGCTGGCAGAATGTATACACGCTGGGTTTAATTTCCATGGCGCATAATCGTGTTGTATTAGGAGACAATTCAGATTCAACATTTATTAAAAATAAAATTGTAACCTTAGCAAATGTTTATAGAGATCATTTTGCTACAGGATCTGCATATGGTATAGCAATGGGCGCTAACGGAGGTTTTGGATGGGGAAGTAATTCTCAGGCAGCTAACCAATCTATGATTTTAATTCAGGCATTTAACTACACAAAAGACAGTTCTTATTTAAAAGCAGCGGTGTCAAATGTAGATTACATCTTAGGTAGAAATGGTGTGAATTATTGTTTTGTAACAGGTTCAGGAAGCCTTGGCGCAAACAGACCACATCATAGAGTGTCACAGGCAGATGGTATTGCACCAGCTGTACCGGGCTTATTGGTAGGCGGGCCGAATTCAGGTCAGCAGGATAATTGCCCTGGGTATCCATCTTCACAACCTGCCTTATCTTATGTAGACAGTGAATGTAGTTATTCAACAAATGAAATTGCTATTAACTGGAATGCACCGCTTGCTTATATTACTGGTGCGATACAAAGTATCTATGCAGGTATTGAACCCAGCAAACGTGATTACACCGTTGATACACCTACATCAACCAGAGATGCTATATTAAAAAATACATTCATTAATATTTATCCTAATCCGGCAGCATCAAGCATAACGGTTGTAAAACCGTTTGAGATAACTGCCAAACCTATTATTCTTGATCTTAACGGCAGAGAATATCCTGTAACCGGAGACTGGTCAACAACTGACATTCAACTTAATTTATCTGATTTGAAAGCAGGTATGTATCTTATCCGTTTACAAGGAGAGAATGGTGCAGCCGTTCAGAAATTCACTGTAATTAAGTAA